One Natranaerovirga hydrolytica genomic region harbors:
- a CDS encoding energy-coupling factor transporter transmembrane component T family protein, protein MHNIFLHKNIYLSRKDIPPTSWGRTWEPRSKIITCMVSAFLILGLRHYITLIIIFFTFMMLLLTMAFSLKYLLYKIMGVLPFLLVFSLPILTRELFASQPVGNLFALQLLFKGLSIFSLMMVMTLTQPLNQLLSALFHLRLPSSLVSIIYLSCRYIFLIWERVKKTQNALTSRLFTLKVNLKTLKTLGEIIGGLLIKSIDRSESIYKAMVSRGFSGQLPKTNTKPIKSMDLFKSALFFLIIISFYILESWYI, encoded by the coding sequence ATGCATAATATTTTTTTACATAAAAACATCTATCTTTCTAGAAAAGACATACCACCTACCTCTTGGGGCAGAACATGGGAGCCTCGAAGTAAAATAATAACTTGTATGGTTTCAGCTTTTCTAATTCTTGGTTTAAGACATTACATTACTTTAATAATAATTTTTTTTACTTTTATGATGCTCCTTTTAACCATGGCATTTTCTTTAAAATATCTATTGTATAAAATAATGGGCGTGCTGCCTTTTTTACTTGTTTTTTCACTACCTATTTTGACGAGAGAACTATTTGCCTCACAACCAGTTGGCAATTTATTTGCGCTACAATTGCTTTTTAAAGGGTTATCCATCTTTTCTTTAATGATGGTTATGACTTTAACCCAACCCTTAAACCAATTGCTTAGCGCACTGTTTCATCTGAGGTTGCCATCGTCCTTAGTCTCTATTATTTATTTATCGTGTCGATATATTTTTTTAATCTGGGAACGGGTAAAAAAAACACAAAATGCCTTAACTTCAAGGTTATTTACCCTAAAAGTGAACTTGAAGACTTTAAAAACCCTAGGTGAAATCATAGGCGGATTATTAATAAAATCCATCGACCGCTCTGAAAGTATTTATAAAGCAATGGTTTCAAGAGGATTTTCTGGTCAGTTACCCAAAACAAATACAAAGCCTATAAAAAGTATGGATCTATTTAAAAGCGCACTATTTTTCCTCATCATTATTTCTTTTTATATTCTTGAAAGTTGGTATATTTAA
- a CDS encoding CbiM family transporter, whose amino-acid sequence MMHLSDGVLNLPIVVGTSIMTAGSLGYSLKGIQESEIPKISLITATFFVASLISIPIGPTSIHPLLAGLIGIMLGKRSPIAIFIALLLQGVLFQHGGITTLGANTLLVYLPAIFSHLAFKRLSKKNKHITLIAGLIAGMAILICVLLLIVLLYLSDGRYSEGFFSVVNLLVISYLPLVIIESLLTAFAVGFIYKTKPAILEQ is encoded by the coding sequence ATGATGCATTTATCAGATGGTGTTTTAAATTTACCCATTGTTGTTGGTACTTCTATTATGACTGCAGGTTCATTAGGTTATAGCTTAAAAGGTATACAGGAGTCTGAAATACCTAAAATCAGCTTAATTACAGCAACCTTTTTTGTTGCTTCGTTAATTAGCATTCCCATTGGACCCACAAGTATCCATCCCCTATTGGCTGGTTTAATTGGCATTATGCTTGGCAAAAGAAGTCCCATCGCTATCTTTATTGCGTTATTGCTTCAAGGGGTACTGTTTCAACATGGTGGCATTACCACATTAGGTGCCAATACTTTATTGGTGTATTTACCGGCTATATTTTCTCATTTAGCCTTTAAGAGATTAAGCAAAAAAAACAAACACATTACCTTGATTGCTGGTTTAATAGCAGGAATGGCCATTCTTATTTGTGTCCTACTGCTTATTGTTCTGTTGTATTTATCAGATGGACGTTATTCTGAAGGTTTTTTCTCTGTTGTTAATCTTTTAGTGATAAGTTATTTGCCATTAGTGATTATAGAAAGTTTATTAACTGCCTTTGCTGTTGGATTTATTTATAAAACCAAACCGGCAATTTTAGAACAATAA